A region of Labeo rohita strain BAU-BD-2019 chromosome 2, IGBB_LRoh.1.0, whole genome shotgun sequence DNA encodes the following proteins:
- the pi15b gene encoding peptidase inhibitor 15 produces the protein MKSINFFTDLLLLFIASDASAWIIKNATETLTGINMTIDKSEMENDGLASMPKSRRKRYISQGDMIAILDYHNQVRANVFPPAANMEYMLWDEGLARSAEAWAATCIWEHGPPYLLRYLGQNLSVRTGSYRSILQLVKPWYDEVRDYVFPYPRDCNPHCPMRCYGPMCTHYTQMVWASSNRVGCAIQTCYNMVVWGAVWREATYLVCNYSPKGNWIGEAPYRVGVPCSACPPNYGGSCSNNMCFPVINSNFMYWFK, from the exons ATGAAGAGCATCAACTTTTTTACCGACTTGCTGCTTCTATTCATAGCCAGTGATGCGAGCGCTTGGATTATCAAAAATGCGACTGAAACGCTCACCGGAATCAATATGACTATTGATAAATCGGAAATGGAGAATGACGGATTAGCATCCATGCCCAAATCGAGGCGAAAACGGTACATTTCGCAAGGTGACATGATAGCTATTCTGGACTATCACAACCAGGTGCGAGCGAATGTTTTCCCACCTGCAGCCAACATGGAGTACATG CTTTGGGATGAAGGCCTGGCCAGGTCAGCAGAAGCTTGGGCAGCCACCTGTATTTGGGAACACGGGCCTCCTTACCTTCTCCGATATCTGGGTCAAAATCTCTCGGTCCGAACTGGCAG TTACCGCTCCATTCTTCAGCTGGTTAAACCTTGGTATGATGAGGTCAGAGATTATGTGTTTCCGTACCCACGTGACTGCAATCCACACTGCCCGATGCGCTGTTACGGACCCATGTGCACACATTACACGCAA ATGGTGTGGGCGTCATCAAACAGAGTTGGATGTGCCATCCAAACTTGTTACAATATGGTAGTGTGGGGCGCCGTGTGGAGGGAGGCAACGTACTTGGTCTGCAATTATTCTCCGAA GGGCAATTGGATTGGTGAGGCACCTTACAGAGTCGGTGTGCCATGCTCAGCCTGTCCTCCTAACTATGGAGGTTCATGTAGCAACAACATGTGCTTTCCTGTCATCAACTCAAACTTCATGTACTGGTTTAAATAA